A region from the Silene latifolia isolate original U9 population chromosome 7, ASM4854445v1, whole genome shotgun sequence genome encodes:
- the LOC141590786 gene encoding antimicrobial ginkbilobin-2-like protein, which translates to MGKIVFVLVSLFVCQFSFTIHAQQFTYLNQTCRSNYGEYHEDNLNLVFDTLISKASSTKFYNVTFGENKYDVYGIFQCRYDVSLDVCSACVKDASLKIKEVCPLSTSAIVWYDECMLRYSNKNIFSRGSQSPEAVHSSNTTITNYAEFAPILEDAMKTIILKAAAELPHFASNTTKFTSSQYIYSFAQCTPDISVTKCKHCLEGALSTSHNRCCKASIYVTVLKPSCVLRYDTTGPFLNGHQSPDDPSSANLATSAGQRKKTSLQPATIGAIVAYGNSMDIFSNGDDNSKQ; encoded by the exons ATGGgtaaaattgtttttgttttagtgTCTCTTTTTGTTTGTCAATTTTCATTCACAATTCATGCACAACAATTTACATATCTAAATCAAACTTGTCGTAGTAATTACGGTGAATATCATGAAGATAACCTCAACCTCGTTTTCGATACTCTCATCTCTAAAGCATCGTCAACCAAGTTCTATAATGTCACATTTGGCGAGAACAAATACGATGTGTATGGCATCTTTCAATGTCGATATGACGTTAGCCTTGACGTTTGTAGCGCATGTGTCAAGGATGCGTCTCTAAAGATAAAGGAAGTTTGCCCTTTATCAACTTCAGCAATCGTATGGTACGATGAATGCATGTTACGATATTCAAATAAGAACATCTTCTCTAGAGGTAGCCAGTCTCCTGAGGCTGTACACTCGAGTAATACAACTATAACAAATTATGCTGAATTTGCACCTATACTCGAAGATGCAATGAAAACCATCATCTTGAAAGCTGCTGCTGAGCTCCCTCATTTCGCTTCAAACACAACCAAATTTACGTCGTCCCAATACATCTATAGTTTTGCTCAGTGCACCCCTGACATTAGTGTTACTAAATGCAAGCATTGTCTCGAAGGTGCTTTATCGACATCACATAACAGATGTTGTAAGGCGAGTATATATGTGACCGTGTTAAAACCCAGTTGTGTATTGAGGTACGATACTACCGGTCCCTTTTTGAATGGTCATCAGTCACCTGATGATCCGTCATCAGCTAATCTAGCCACCT CTGCGGGACAAAGGAAGAAAACATCACTGCAGCCAGCAACCATTGGAGCGATAGTTGCTTAC GGTAATTCTATGGATATATTTTCGAATGGCGATGATAATAGTAAGCAGTAA